The Leucothrix mucor DSM 2157 DNA window AAACTTCAGCGCCAAAGCAGTAAAATTCAGGCGAACAAACTATCCGTCCTGCTAGAGCTACAAGCCGATTGCTACGCAGGCATCTGGGCCAGACGTCAGGCCAACTACAATCTATTAGATGATGGTGACTTGGAAGAAGCCATGAATGCCGCTGGTAGCATTGGTGATGACCGGATGCAAAAGCGCGCGGGTCAGTGGGTTAACCCGGATGGATTTACTCATGGCTCTTCGGCGCAGCGTATGGAATGGCTGAAAAAGGGAATGCTAAGCGGTAATCCAAGCGACTGTGACACTTTCGCCGCGCTTCGCTAAGCTTAAACGCAGGATATGAAACAGGGCTAACTGAATATTCCGTTCAGTTAGCCCTTAATTTTGTTTAAAAACTAGCAAAATGAGCCATGCGATTCAAATTTAGGGGAATTTAACGGAGCCGCTAAGTGATTGTTTGTATTGTAAATACACATTAAATCGCAGTAACTTACCGCTTATCTGAATAACATTAAGGTTGGATTCAGCCAAATCCGCTTAATCTACACATGTCTTCAGGAGGAACTGCTTTTCTCGGGGTTTGTGGTAGCAGTTCGACTTGAACATGTGTTTGATATAAAAATTATATCTTTTAGCTGTTAATGACACTCAACAGCCTAGCACAAACCATGAACATGTTGAAGACAATCAAGTAAGCGCTTGAATCGACCAATGATTGGGGAGTCGGTTTGCTGGTAGCAAAGACTTGAAGGCGGTCGGAAATTTACGGGGGTATAGTTCTGACACTCAACGCTCTTAGAGCATTGTTAAGTTGCCTGTTACGTTTATAGGCGAGCTGGAAACAGCTCGTCTTTTTTATTGCCTTAATTTCCTTAAAAACCTCGCAAACCTTCAAAAAATCAATGATCTGAACCTCTTTCACTTGATAAGCACTTACATAGGGCATATATAATACCCGTGTATTTACGAGGAAAGTCACATGCCAAAAACCATGCAACGCTTGATCGGCTTTGTTCTATTGTCAGCCACTTTAGGACTGGTATCCTTGCAAGCACTCATTCAAGTCTTTTAGAGGTTGCTTAATGTCTAGCGCGAAACGCTACTCCCCCGGTAAGAACAATGACCCAGTGGGCCAGATCAGGCTGGGGCTCAAAGGAATTTTACTGTATCTAATGCCAATGCCGGTGTTACTGGCAGCGGTTATCTCCCTTGTTAAAGGTAACTTTTGGGCAACCATTATCAATGGCGGTGCTTTTGCAGCCTTTATGTTGGCAGCAGTAATTGCCAGACATGGCTTCAAAGTCGAGTATCAATACAACATTAAGAAACTCGCACTGGCCCCCCGCACACCTTACAAAACTGTTGCCGCACTACTACTGTCTAGTACGACTGGCGCAACCGCTTGGTTAGCCGCTGACTACAACTTATTTAGTAGTATCCTAATTGGTGGTGCCACCCTGCTCGCGTTTTATCTGTGTTATGGCTTAGACCCACGCCGCGACAAAACGGGTAGTATTGGTCTGGGAGTGTCCGCTGAGGAAGTGTTTGAAGCACTGGAAGCGGCGAATATCAAAATTGATGCGATCGAAAAAGCACGCACTGATATTAATAATGCTAAGTTCGACCAACACTTAGATCGTATTATTAGCAAAGCACGTAATATCATTACTGTGATCGAATCCGATCCAAATGACTTGCCACGTGCCCGTAAATTCCTGAAGGTGTACCTTGAAGGAACGCAACGTGTGACCGAAAGCTATGTAAAAACACATCGCAATGAAGCCACCACCGTAGAATTAGATACGAACTTTGCCAATGTACTGAACTCTATTGAAAGCACTTTTGACGAACAACACGAAAAACTAAAAAAACAAGATCGCTTTGATCTTGATGTCAATATTGAAGTTTTGGAAACCCAGCTTAAGCGCGAAGGAATCATTTAAACCTTCACTATTCAACAGCATTGCCTACATTACTAAGATTTTAAAGGAACAAACATGTCTGATACGCCAGCGAACACGGTTCAAACTGCCACTGCCACCACAGCCCCTTCTGTAGCGGTTATTCCCGGAACAGAGATTGTTCCTGCTAAACCCATTAGCCAGGAAGTTGTTGCCTACTCTCAGGTTGATCCCAGCGAAAAAACAGAGCTTGATGACATCATTGGTGAAATCGATACGCAAGACCGCTCAAGCATCATTTTCTTTGGTAGCAAAGCTCAGGAGCAAATGAGCAGCATTTCTGAGAACATGCTGGAAGGCGTACGTAATAAAGACTTGGGCGGCGCAAGTGCATCGCTAAATGACATGGTTGTAGCCATCAAAGGCTTCGATGTTGATGAGTTGAATCCTAATCGTAAGTTAGGCTTCTTTGCCCGCCTGTTCGGTAAGGCCAAGCCCGTTGCTGAGTTCCTCAGTAAGTACGATGATGTTCGCAAGCAGATCAACTCAATCACCGATCACATGGAGTCGCACAAGACTCAACTGTTAACTGATGTGATTTCTTTGGATAAGCTCTACGACGCCAACCTCGATTACTTCCATAAGCTGGAACTGTATATCGCAGCAGGTGAAGAAAAACTTCGCATGATGAACGATGTTGAAATTCCAGCGATGGAACAAGAAGCCGTCGCGGATGCGGAAAACATGCTGGCAGCACAAGCCCTTCGCGATATGCGTAGCGCACGCGATGACTTAGATCGTCGTGTACACGATTTACGCCTGACTCGTCAGGTTGCGATGCAGAGCTTGCCAAGCATTCGTTTAGTACAAGAAAACGACAAAACACTGATCAACAAAATTAACTCAACACTGATCAACACCGTTCCATTATGGAAAAACCAGTTAGCGCAGGCCGTAACTATTTTCCGCATGAGCGATGCTGCTGAAACCGTTAAGCGCGCTTCTGACCTGACCAATGATTTGTTGGAGTCCAACGCAACTAACCTACGTACGGCTAATACCGAAGTGCGTAAGCAAATGGAGCGTGGTGTATTTGATATCGAATCAGTCCGTAAAGCGAACCAAGAGCTGATTGGAACGATCAACGACAGTCTGCAAATCGCTGAAGAAGGCCGTACCAAGCGTACCGAAGCGGCAACTGAGCTCCAGCACCTTGAAAGTGAACTGCGTAATGCGTTGATGGCGGCTAAAGTCCGTAAAGAAGAAATTGACGCAGCACCAAGCAAACAGGCTTAAGGAATACCGTCATGGGATTATGGGATAAAATATTTGGCGAGTTTATCGATGTCATTGAATGGACCGATAACTCCAGCGATACCATGGTGTATCGCTTTGAACGCCACAATAATGAGATTAAATACGGCGCTAAGCTGACTGTTCGTGAGTCGCAAGTCGCTGTATTTGTGAACGAAGGCGAGATTGCCGATGTACTCGGCCCTGGCATGTATGAGTTAGAAACTCAGAACCTGCCGGTGCTATCGACCTTACAGCATTGGGATCACGCTTTTCAGAGCCCGTTTAAAGCCGAAGTGTATTTCTTCAATATGCGCCAGTTTACAGATCTGAAATGGGGTACTAAAAACCCGATTATGATGCGCGATGCAGAGTTCGATATGGTGCGCTTGCGTACCTTTGGAACCTACACCATTCGCATTAATAATCCTGAGACCTTCATCAAAGAGATCGTTGGGACTGATGGTCACTTTACGGTTGATGAGATCAGCGACCAACTGCGTAATCTGATTACCTCACGCTATGCGACCATCCTTGGCAAGTTAAAAGTACCTGTATTGGACTTGGCGTCGAACTATGATCAGTTAAGCACCTTTATTACTGAGCGTATTGCGCCGGAGTTTAATCAGTACGGATTAGAGCTGACTAAGGTTCTAGTAGAGAATATCTCATTGCCGCCAGAAGTTGAGAAGGCACTGGATAAACGTACCAGCATGGGCATGATTGGCGATTTGGATAAGTACCTGAAATACGGTGCCGCGCAATCTATGGAATCCGGCAACTCATCCACAGCCTCTTCGGCGATGGAAATGGGTATTGGATTGGCTATGGCGCAAAGCATGACCGGGCAACAAGCGCCTGCGAATGCTGCGAGCACTTCAGCGCCACCACCACTTCCGACTCAGCAGACCTGGCATGTGGCACTTAACGGCACCCCGGCAGGTCCTTTTGATAAAGCACAGATCATTGACTTCATCGGAAAAGGTCAACTTAAAGCAGAGACTTTGGTTTGGGCGAATGGAATGGCTAACTGGGAAACAGCAGGTACCACAGAGTATTTTGAAGGGCTGTTAAAAGCTGGCCAGAATACGCCACCACCGATGCCTAAGTAATACGCTGAACAATCATGGATATTAAGCAATCGCATTTTCCGTGCGAACGTTGCGGTGCGGACCTCGTTTACTCCCCTGAAAGCCAGTCATTGCTGTGTAATCATTGCGGGTTTAAAAACGAGGTTCCGGTCGTACTTGAGCCCATTAAGGAATACGACTTGCAAGAAGCGCTGCGTAATCTGGAGCGCTTAAGAGATAGTGGACAGTCCCAACAGGTGGGCGTGATCAAATGCCCATCCTGTGCGGCGCAGTTTAAACTAGATGATAATGAACATGCTGGCGACTGCCCATTTTGTGGTACGCCAGTTATCACCGGTACAGAACAAGCGAGACCCATTCTCCCGCGCTCATTACTGCCTTTTGCCATCGGCCATGATCAAGCCATACAAATTTTTGAAAAGTGGATGAAAACCCGTTGGTTTGCGCCCTCCTCGCTCAATTCCAGCGCTAAGCGCAATGACAAGCTGACCGGCGTCTACCTACCTTACTGGACATACGACAGCGATACTCAAACCCAGTACCAAGGCCAGCGTGGAACGGTTTATTACGAGCGCCAAATGGTGACAGTCGTCGTGAATGGCAAAAATACCCGACAAGAGCGTATGGTGCCTCGTATTCGCTGGTCACCGGCTTCTGGTCGAGTGGCACGGCATTTCGATGATGTGTTGATTGGTGCCAGCAAGACCTTGCCACGTACCATTATTGATAACCTAGCACCTTGGGATTTAAGCAAGCTCGTACCCTATTCTGAGGCTTATCTCAGTGGTTTTCGCAGTGAGATCTATCAGATTACTGTCGATGAAGGGTTTATGCGGGCGCAACAAGTGATGGATTACACCATCCGCCAAGATATTCGCCGTGATATCGGTGGTGATCAACAACGTATCAACCACCTGTCAACCGAGCATGATCACACCAGCTATAAACACCTGTTGTTACCAATCTGGTCAGCCGCATTTCAGTACCGCAATAAAACCTATCGCTATGTGATTAATGGCCGTACCGGAAAGATTCATGGCGAGCGCCCATACAGCATCGTTAAGATCGCTGGTGCTGTTGCATTGGCAGCAACTTTGGCGGGCGGCGGACTGTATGTCGTCGATCAAAATGGTGGCTTTGATAATATCAATACTGGCTACGCACCCACTTACCAATACTAAAAACGGATAGCCTACCTGCCACATTTTGGCACGAACACCGCTAAGACACTTTGTTTTAATCAGTGCGAAAGGATCGACAATATTGTTATTGTGGGTGGGCTTTGCTATCGTCATGCATTCTTTTAAGACGTACCTCTAAGCCGGTGGATAGATTGAATAAAAAATACCTCTGGATCATTCTCGGCTGCAGCTCGTCGATGGCTGCTCATGCTGAAACAATAGCTCCTATCTGTGCACCTATTCCAACGGGAAATCAGGCGACTGCGGTAACCCAATCCCCAGCAACCGATGCAGTTTACCTGGAAGCTGACGATGGCGTAATCAGCCGGCAAGGCACTTCTGAGCTGAGCGGCAATGTCGTTATTCAACGCAATCAGCAAAGCCTGAATGCAGATAAAGCCACTTACGATCGCAATACCTCACAAGTTCAGGCAACCGGCAATGTAAAGCTAAGCGGCGGCCAAAATGACTTTTTAAGTGACTCCGTCAGTTACAACTTGCAGAAGCAGGAAGGCGAAATCCGCAATGCGGAATACCAGATGCGCGGCTCGCACACCAATGGTCGCAGTGAACTGATTAAACAAAAAGGCCCAGACCAACTGGAGCTTCAAAAGGCAACTTACACAACTTGCCCCGCACCAGATCCAAGCTGGCACATTGCATCCGGCAATATCACACTGAACAACGCCACCCAGCAAGGAACCGCTAAAAACGTTACTTTGCGTATCGGCGACGTCCCTATATTTTACTTTCCATGGCTAAGCTTCTCGTTAAACAACGAGCGAAAGTCGGGATTTTTATCGCCTCGTGCAGGTGTTAGTGATAGCTCGGGCTATGAGCTTTCAATCCCCTATTACTTCAATCTTGCGCCTAATTACGATGCGTTGGTCACCACTGAATACCTATCAGACCGAGGGTTTAAGTTAAATAATCAATTTCGCTTCATGTCTAAAAACAGCAAAGGCGTTATCGAATATGACTTTCTCCCCAGTGATAACGACTTTGATGACAAGTGGCGGGACTATTTCAATATTGACTACGAGCTCAACTTAGCCAAAAACCGGAAGATCACCCTGCAAGCAGAAGGCGTTTCGGATGACGATTATTTTGATGACCTTGGTGGATCACTTTCCTCTTCAAGCACCTCTGCATTGGAGCGTGAGCTAAAGTACACTCGTGAAGGCACAAATTGGGATTTCAGTATTTCAGCCTTGGATTACCAGGTACTGGATGACTCGTCCTACCAGCCTTATGCCAAATTGCCAGAAATAAAATTCAATTATAACTCGCCGCACAAATACAATAAGATCGATTTTTCAGTGGACTCTGAAGCCACTTATTTTGAAAGCTCTGATGGCCCGACTGGTTTGCGGATGGATATTGGCTTTAATGCCTCAAAGCGCTTCGGCAATGAAGCCTGGTACGTTAAACCTTCCGCCAGCTACCGTGTAACTCAGTACTCTCTGGAAGACAATGATGCCGATAGCAATCCGAGTCGCGCACTACCGACCTTCACGCTGGACAGTGGCTTAGTCTTCGACCGAACCCTAGCCAACGGCATGACCCAAACCCTTGAGCCACGCTTCTACTACACTTATACACCGTATGACGACCAGAGTGATATTCCGGTCTTTGATAGCTCCTTAACTGACTTTGCCACCAGCTCACGACTATTCCAATCAAACCGCTTTACCGGTAAAGACAGGATTGGCGATGCTAACCAATTGACTCTGGGATTAACCTCTCGTCTGCAAAGCAAAACAACAGGTCGTGAGTTAGTAAAAGCAAGCATTGGCCAAGTGTTTTACTTTGATGACCGTAAAGTCACTTTAGAGGATGGAGACTCTGCGGAGACGGACAATAATTCAGAGTTCGCCTTAGAATTAGATGCTAGAATGACTGATAAAATCAGCGTCTCGACCACTTCATTTTGGGACCCGGCAGACAACCAATGGTCATCCAATGAGTTCCGGATGAATTATCTGGATAAAGAACAACGTATTTTCAATGTGGGCTATCAACGCTTGCAAGATGAACTGGAGGAGCTTGACTTGTCCTTCTCCTATCCAGTAAGTCAAAAATGGTCCTTCATTGGTCGTGCAGACCATGACCTATATAACAATAGAAGCCTTGAGCTGTTAGCGGGCATTGAATATAAGGATTGTTGCTGGGGGTCACGTGTTGTGGCCAGACGCTACCTGACATCAGATAACAGCAGCTATGACAATGCACTGTTTTTTGAAGTGGAACTCAAAGGCCTTGGAAGTATCGGCAGCAGTGCCAGCAGCATGCTTCAGGAAAAAATTTATGGATATGAATAATACAGCTATGGGAAAACACACATTATCTGGGCCGGCCAAATGGCTGGCAGGTATCGCTCTGACCGTTAGCCTGTCTGCACAAGCGGCCGATGTTAACTTGGATCAAATCGCTGTTGTTGTGAATCAGGACGTTATTCTGATGAGCGATGTGCGACAAGCGATGCGCCGTATGCAAGTCTCAGAAGGCAAGAACAGCAAAACGGATACCTTGGCTCAGCGCGCAATGGATGGCCTGATTCTTGATAGCTTACAGCTGCAAGCAGCCAAGCGTGCCGGTATTAAGCTGGATGATACAAATATCGATGAAGCCGTTGCCAGTGTTGCCCAGCGCAACCGTTTAAGTGTTGATGGCTTTAAGAAGGTACTGCAACGCGAAGGTATCGACTTTAATGGCTTCCGTGACAACCTTAGCAATCAATTATTGATTAATGAGCTTAAGCGTCAACAGTCCAGCCGCAGTAATCAAATCAGCGAGCAGGAAATTAGTGATCTGATTGCCTCAGAGTCTGAGCAAATCACTAAAGGTAAGTCGTACCGCATTCAGGACTTGCTGATCCCTACGCCAGCTAATATCAATGTCGCAAGCTTTAATGCGGCGCGTCGTAATGCCGATCAGCTGCGTAAAATGGCGATTACTAGCAAAGACTTTATGAAAACCAGCTTTGCGAATAATCAAGCAACTGATCTAGGCTGGAAATCATCCGATCAACTTTCGTTTGCTTACCTTAAAGAACTCACTGACCTGGAAGTTGGACAAGTTTCTGACGTGGTGCACGATGCTCGTGGTTTTCACGTGTTGAAAATTGTTGAGCAACGCGGCGGCTCTGAAGTTAAAGCCAGCCAAGTTCGGGTTCGCCATATTTTGATTGCAGACACTGCACCAGATGCTCAAGCGAAAGCAGAATCCATTCGCCAGCAACTGCAGCAAGGTGGTGACTTTGCCACGTTAGCTAAAGTTAACTCTGCCGATACTGGCAGTGCGAAAAACGGTGGTGACTTAGGTTGGAGTGACTCCAAGCGCTATGTTGCATCGTTCGCTAAAGCGGTTGAAACACTGCCGCTTAACACACTAAGCCCGCTAGTAAGAACCCAGTTCGGTTATCACATTATCGAAGTTATGGAGCGCAATGAGATTGATGCCAGTCGTCAGGCGCTAGAAACTCAGGCCCGCAAAATCATCCTGAGCAAGAAGCAGGAACAGGATTACGATGCGTGGGTACAAGGCTTACGCAATGATGCCTTTATTGAATATCGGCAGAAACCTTAATGGCTACGCCTCGTCTCGCGGTTACTTGTGGTGAGCCTTCTGGCATAGGCATTGACCTGCTGATTCAGATTTCTCAGCAGGCTCAGGTTGCGCAATGCGTAGTCATTGCTGACCCGAATGTCATTCAGGCACGTGCTGCCATGCTGGGCCTGAGTATCGTGCTCAAGCCTTATGATGCACTCACTGAGCGACTCCCATCGCAAGCTGGGGAGATGACCGTGCTTGCCGTGCCCTGTGAGGCCCCAGTGACTGCAGGCGAGCTTAATGTGCAGAATGCAGCCTATGTACTTAAAACGCTGGATATTGCGACTCACGGCTGCGTGAGCGGCGAATTTGACGCAATGGTGACTGCACCGCTGCACAAAGGCATTATCAATGATGCTGGTGTACCCTTTAGCGGCCATACCGAGTACTTAGCTGACTTAACTCAGGCAGTATTGCCGGTGATGATGTTGGCGGCTGGTGATTTTCGGGTTGCACTGGCCACCACTCACCTGCCACTCAAAGATGTAAGCGATGCCATCACTGCCGAATCATTGGCCCAAGTCATTCGTATTTTACAGCATGATTTGCAAGAGAAGTTCGCCATCGCCAAGCCCCGGATTTATATCTGCGGCTTAAACCCACATGCGGGTGAAGGCGGTCACTTGGGTATGGAAGAAATCAATACGATTACGCCCACCATTGAAGCCTTAAAAGCGGAAGGGATGGATTTAGTCGGGCCACTACCGGCTGATACCTTATTCACGCCAAAGTATCTGGATAATGCCGATGCGGTATTGGCGATGTTTCATGACCAAGGTTTGCCGGTATTGAAATATGCAGGGTTTGGTCGAGCGGTGAATATTACGCTTGGACTACCCATTATCCGTACTTCTGTGGACCATGGGACCGCTTTGGATCTAGCCGGCACCGGACAAGCCGATGCAGGCAGTTTGAATGCCGCATTACACACGGCGATCGAAGTGGTTGAGCTTAGAAAGCGCGGCCAACCGTAGCAATTAAAATCACCGCAATACCAATTGCGGTGTTAATTCCCACCATCATACGAATCTGATTCAGTGCTTTATCACCTTCTGGCCATTGCTGCGCCTCAACACTGCGGCATAAACGCTTGTAAGGTGCGAAGAACACATGCGCAAAAATCAGCATCATCACTAAGCCCAGCCCAAGCATAATATGCACGTAAATCGGTGCATGAGCACCTAGCTTACCTAGCATCAACATTCCGGTTAAAAACACTAACGCCACACAGCCCCAAACCCATGGGAAAAAGCGCGAGAACACACCGCGCCATAAAGTCAAACGCTGAGGCGGTTCAAGCACAGTGGCGGCGATAGGCCGTAATACTTGATAGGCAAAAAACATCCCACCGACCCAAACCACGACGGATAGAATATGTAACGCGAGTGAGATCGAAACTAACATATAGCGATTCCTAATTAATAAATAAAACAGGGAGATACAAACGTGAGTTGAAACTACAAAGGTATGCTGCGACTAGCCTGATTAAGCAATTTATCGTGAGCTTTGTAGTTCGCATCACAGTCAGCCACCAGCGCCCAAAACCGTGATGAATGATTCATCTCAATGGTGTGACACAACTCATGAATCAATACATAGTCCACTAGCGCTTGACCTAAGAACAGTAACTTATAATTTAAGTTGATATTCTTCTTACCAGAACAACTGCCCCAACGTGTTTTCTGGCCACGAATAGTTAAACGCTGATAGTTAAAACCATGCTGCTCCGCCAGCCATTTCAAGCGCGACGATAAGACCTTTTCTGCCTTAGCCTTGAGCCAGCGTCCAAGTGTTTTTTTAAGCAGCTCAGCATCATCCACATCGCCATAGCATTCCAACTGCCCTGCGGATGTGCGCAGTATGATAGAGCCCGAGGCCTGCGGAAAATACTTAATCGTCCAGCGCTCATCAAGATAAGCCAAATCTAGCAGCTCGGGCTTGGCCCAAGGCTTAATAGCTTCTGGTGATAATGTCTGGAGTTTGTTTTCTAGCCATGCAGCTTGGGAAGCAACGAATGCATGAGCTTTGGCAAGACTTACGCCATTTGGCACAACCAAGCTCAACTCACCCGTTTGCGCCAACTTGAGCCGCAGATAGCGAGCTCGTTTGGATTTGACCAGCGTATAAGGATAACGCTGGTCACTTAACTGAACCTGATAATCAACCACGCAGTCCGTCAGAACCCACAGTCAATATGGCGAAACGCCTAAACAGCACGACGCGGCCAGGAGTTCATCACCGAATGTACCAGTGTCGCCAATGGAATCGCAAAGAATACACCCCACATACCCCACAGGCCACCGAAGACTAGTACTGACATAATGATTGCCGCAGGATGCAAATTCACCATTTCAGAGAACAGTAATGGCACTAATAAATTACCATCCAGGAATTGAATCACCGCATAAGCCGTCAGCACATAGACCGTTTCATAGCTGTAGCCCCACTGGAAGTACGCCACAATGGCTACCGGCAAAGTAACCGCAATCGCCCCAACGTACGGGATCAGTACCGAAATACCCACCACAAAAGACAGCAGCAAGGCGTAATTCAAACCGAAAATCAGGAAGGTGATGTAAGAGATAACCCAAATAACGAGGATCTCCATAAATTTACCACGAACATAGCCAGTAATTTTATCGTTTACTTCACTCCAAACCGCTGCAACTAAAGCACGGTCGCGCGGCAGAAAACTGCGGAACCACGACAAAATCATGTATTTATCTTTCAGGAAGAAAAATACCAGTAATGGCACCACGACTAAGTAGACTAGGAAGGTAAATACATCCACCACAGAAGCAACCGACAAGGTCACAAACTTCTGAGACAAAGCAGTAAGATGCCCTTTAATGCTGATTAGAATTTCACCCATGAACTCTTGCGAAATGATGGTGGGATACTTTTCAGGCAACATCATGATCACACCTTGCCCTTCGGCCAGCATGCGAGGGATTTCCAACATAAACTGAGTGGTTTGCTTAAACATCAGTGGTGCCAGAATAAAAATCACGACGGTCAAAAACAACATAAACGAGCTAAAGGTCAGTAACATCGCAATGAATTGCGGAATCCTCAAGCGCTTTAACCCCTCAACTGCACCGTCCAGCAAATAGGCAATAATGACAGCTGCAAACAAGGGAGTCAGCAGGTTTCCGGCGAAGAAAACCACTGCAAAACCAAGCAGTAATAAGAACGCCAAAATCGCAACCTGCGGATCCGAAAAATGACGCGTGTACCAATCATTGATCAGTTTAATCATTTATTTTATTTCTGTAATGAAAGTTCGTAGGATTGCTGGAACAGCAACTCAAATTCGTCAATAACATTGTACGGCAGCCCTGCCTTGAAATCTGTGTTCACCCTTTAGTCCAAACAACGGTACAGTAGTTCCGTATTATTCGGGCGATGACTCACAGCAATCACTGTCAATTATCCTTCTCGTCCGTGAGCAGGTAATTTACAGGTAAAGCGAATGAGTGTCACCCGAACAAGCTCAGAAATTACATGCGAATCAGCGGCTTTCCTGAAATGCAGTAGCTACGGGCAAAATCCAGCAACTCATCCATCGCTTTTACTTTAAACTTCTGCCGCTGTCTGACAAATGAAAACTCACGCTGCAACGGAGGGTTCAGCGGAATAGCGTGCAAAGTGCCTAATTTCAGCTCCTTTGCAATACTTACACTGGATAAAATAGAAACCCCCATACCGGCTTCTATTGCACCTTTAATGGACTCAGGACTACCCAATTCCAGGCAGTTCTTCAGTAAATTCTTTTCTAAACCGCACTCTTGAAGATAATCAGTGATGACTTCACGAGTCCCTGATCCTTGTTCACGGCAAATAAAAGGATAATTCATTACCTCTTTGAGCGCCAAACCAGATTGACCGGTGGATGCGGCGATAAGCTCATGACCTGGCGGTACAACGACCACTAAATCATCTAAGCGGCAAACTTCCACAAGCAGGTTTTTATTGGCAATCGGCCCCTCTACCACGCCGAGGTCGATGACGTTATTTTCAATCATCGATACAATGCCTTCGGTATTGGATACCCTCAGGCGCAAGCGTACATCAGGGTTTTCGGCATTATAGTCACCCAGCAAGGCTGGCAACATGTACTCTGCAATAGTAGTACTGGCGCCAATGGTGAGTGAGCCATTGAAATTTCCAGTCATCTCACGAATGGCATTATCCATGGCAGAATATTGCTCAAATATGGTTTCGGCATATTCAAATACCAAATGGCCGGCATCCGTCAAACTGACTTTATTATGGGCACGATCAAATAGTCGGGTATCGAATTGCTCTTCGAGTTGTCGAATTTGAAACGTAACGGCTGGTTGAGTCATGTGTAGAACTTCGGCTGCTTTAGTGAAGCTTAGCATCCTTGCTACTGCATGAAACACTTGAAGTCTTCTATCAGACATATGACTTACAATCTCCTTTTGCTTGTCATTTGAATGCCTACCCGCAGGCGATTCAATGGTGTTATTCCATGGTGTTATTTCATAGGCATGGAGATAACGTCGGGGGTGTTGCGACTGAACTTCTCGGGGGTATAAAAGTTATTATCAGTCATCTTTTTGCTTCTTATGCTTTGCTGTTTGTTTTGCTTTATTTCCGGGTATACGTGGGTCATCGTCATCCATCAAAATACGATGGGCCGATCCATCTAAATCATCATACTGACCGCTTTTGGCG harbors:
- a CDS encoding 5-bromo-4-chloroindolyl phosphate hydrolysis family protein, producing the protein MSSAKRYSPGKNNDPVGQIRLGLKGILLYLMPMPVLLAAVISLVKGNFWATIINGGAFAAFMLAAVIARHGFKVEYQYNIKKLALAPRTPYKTVAALLLSSTTGATAWLAADYNLFSSILIGGATLLAFYLCYGLDPRRDKTGSIGLGVSAEEVFEALEAANIKIDAIEKARTDINNAKFDQHLDRIISKARNIITVIESDPNDLPRARKFLKVYLEGTQRVTESYVKTHRNEATTVELDTNFANVLNSIESTFDEQHEKLKKQDRFDLDVNIEVLETQLKREGII
- a CDS encoding toxic anion resistance protein; translation: MSDTPANTVQTATATTAPSVAVIPGTEIVPAKPISQEVVAYSQVDPSEKTELDDIIGEIDTQDRSSIIFFGSKAQEQMSSISENMLEGVRNKDLGGASASLNDMVVAIKGFDVDELNPNRKLGFFARLFGKAKPVAEFLSKYDDVRKQINSITDHMESHKTQLLTDVISLDKLYDANLDYFHKLELYIAAGEEKLRMMNDVEIPAMEQEAVADAENMLAAQALRDMRSARDDLDRRVHDLRLTRQVAMQSLPSIRLVQENDKTLINKINSTLINTVPLWKNQLAQAVTIFRMSDAAETVKRASDLTNDLLESNATNLRTANTEVRKQMERGVFDIESVRKANQELIGTINDSLQIAEEGRTKRTEAATELQHLESELRNALMAAKVRKEEIDAAPSKQA
- a CDS encoding SPFH domain-containing protein translates to MGLWDKIFGEFIDVIEWTDNSSDTMVYRFERHNNEIKYGAKLTVRESQVAVFVNEGEIADVLGPGMYELETQNLPVLSTLQHWDHAFQSPFKAEVYFFNMRQFTDLKWGTKNPIMMRDAEFDMVRLRTFGTYTIRINNPETFIKEIVGTDGHFTVDEISDQLRNLITSRYATILGKLKVPVLDLASNYDQLSTFITERIAPEFNQYGLELTKVLVENISLPPEVEKALDKRTSMGMIGDLDKYLKYGAAQSMESGNSSTASSAMEMGIGLAMAQSMTGQQAPANAASTSAPPPLPTQQTWHVALNGTPAGPFDKAQIIDFIGKGQLKAETLVWANGMANWETAGTTEYFEGLLKAGQNTPPPMPK
- a CDS encoding LPS-assembly protein LptD; the encoded protein is MNKKYLWIILGCSSSMAAHAETIAPICAPIPTGNQATAVTQSPATDAVYLEADDGVISRQGTSELSGNVVIQRNQQSLNADKATYDRNTSQVQATGNVKLSGGQNDFLSDSVSYNLQKQEGEIRNAEYQMRGSHTNGRSELIKQKGPDQLELQKATYTTCPAPDPSWHIASGNITLNNATQQGTAKNVTLRIGDVPIFYFPWLSFSLNNERKSGFLSPRAGVSDSSGYELSIPYYFNLAPNYDALVTTEYLSDRGFKLNNQFRFMSKNSKGVIEYDFLPSDNDFDDKWRDYFNIDYELNLAKNRKITLQAEGVSDDDYFDDLGGSLSSSSTSALERELKYTREGTNWDFSISALDYQVLDDSSYQPYAKLPEIKFNYNSPHKYNKIDFSVDSEATYFESSDGPTGLRMDIGFNASKRFGNEAWYVKPSASYRVTQYSLEDNDADSNPSRALPTFTLDSGLVFDRTLANGMTQTLEPRFYYTYTPYDDQSDIPVFDSSLTDFATSSRLFQSNRFTGKDRIGDANQLTLGLTSRLQSKTTGRELVKASIGQVFYFDDRKVTLEDGDSAETDNNSEFALELDARMTDKISVSTTSFWDPADNQWSSNEFRMNYLDKEQRIFNVGYQRLQDELEELDLSFSYPVSQKWSFIGRADHDLYNNRSLELLAGIEYKDCCWGSRVVARRYLTSDNSSYDNALFFEVELKGLGSIGSSASSMLQEKIYGYE